One genomic region from Augochlora pura isolate Apur16 chromosome 7, APUR_v2.2.1, whole genome shotgun sequence encodes:
- the LOC144473357 gene encoding uncharacterized protein LOC144473357, with the protein MYLKPPCLPSTELPNNAAPPFDPGLSCSGDHRLMFQGSAAWIPETDKPYMCSSCGKGYTHIFTLNRHRRTVCGKIRNTSGKWKCPRCTRSYVTEGNLVRHVRFECGVRRKFCCIFCNRKFTQRCSLIRHLRNFHNESFDSNSGAGVPAEYQPAINPCHVEVKSPDTTRVPI; encoded by the coding sequence ATGTACCTGAAGCCGCCATGTTTGCCGTCGACCGAGTTGCCGAacaacgccgcgccgccgttcgACCCGGGCCTGAGCTGCTCCGGCGACCACCGGCTGATGTTTCAGGGTTCGGCCGCCTGGATCCCGGAGACCGACAAGCCGTACATGTGCTCCAGCTGCGGCAAGGGTTACACGCACATCTTCACCCTGAACCGCCACCGTCGCACCGTCTGCGGAAAGATCAGGAACACCAGCGGCAAGTGGAAGTGCCCGCGTTGCACCAGGTCCTACGTCACCGAGGGCAACCTGGTCCGCCACGTGCGGTTCGAGTGCGGCGTCCGACGGAAGTTCTGCTGCATCTTCTGCAACCGGAAGTTCACGCAACGGTGCAGCCTGATCAGACACCTGCGGAACTTCCACAACGAGAGCTTCGACAGCAACAGCGGCGCCGGCGTGCCGGCCGAGTACCAGCCGGCGATCAATCCGTGTCACGTGGAGGTCAAGAGCCCGGACACCACCAGAGTACCTATTTGA